The genome window AGAGGAGATTGGTCAAGCTAAACCTCAAGGGAGTTGTCCCAGGGAATTCCACAGTGGCTCCAGGATCCCCCAAAACAGTAGCAGATGACCCACCCACTGGCCATCCTCGAGGTGAACTGTAGAACAAGCCTGGGTCAAGTTAGCCTCCCTGGAAGAGGTTTGTTAGCCTAGAAGATGTTGAATCCCTTGGGAGTCCATGGTGGGCATTTCACTCCCACAGATCCTTTGGAGAGCAGCAGGCTACAAGATCATGTGTGGGACCTGTGATGCAAAGAGGAGACAGGCTCCACTGTGCTTAAGCGTCCTTTACAAGTAGAAGCCAGAGGACCCTCACTCATTGCTATTCAGCCAATGCCTAAGGTCATTGGGGAAGGTCCCAGACACCTTGTACTGGTATGGCTGGTACCTTGGAGGGGCTGTCTGGAGGGCTGAGCTCAGCTGGGCCTCTGCACCTCTCCAAGGCTCCTTAGAGCATATCACTGTGGTGTCTCCAGCAGGAGAGGCAGACTTCTTACCTGGCAGCTCAGAGCTCTCAGACAGCCAGGCATAGGCCACTCCAGTCCTCTGAAAGGATAGCTCTGGGACAGACAAACCTCCACCATTCTCCATGCGTCAAAGCCATCACGGGCCTATCAGGATCCCTTGGGAGAGGCAAACAGACGTGTCCAACGGGGCAATGGGAGGAGCATTCAGGAATAGGCAATGGGAGGAGCAGCCTTCCTGGGATGCAGCCTATTTGCACACACTTTTTGTGATGCTGATAGGGGGCACACACAGAGCATGTGCATAAGAAGAGGTCCTTTACTCTCTGGGTCAAAGGGGTAGCCTCTCGACAGGTTTTACATTGGACCTATTGCTATTAGGGTGACCTCTCCCATTTAGTGGATCCTCCTTCTTTATGCCACAGTGATTGCCCTTAAGTGGCATGAAGTTTCTAACCATTATAGACACTCTTTCTCCCTTCTGGGGCCCTGGCCAAACgtaaacagacacacagaggacaGTAAAGAGAAAATGGGGAATCAGTACTTGTTAATAGGCACTTGACTAGAACCTGGTCTCAATATCTGATCCTCCACATTTGGGGCCCTTGGGTGTTCCAAATTCCCTCATCGACCTCCTCTTTCAGGACTCCCCTAAAATCTGACTATCCATCCCTCTCTATGGAGCCTACTTCAGCATACATCTCAGCGTTCGAGAGAAGACAGGTTTCAGGCCACTGGAATTTAGGGAGTGAGAACAGCAGGAGCGACCTTATCTCTCTCTGTTTGAGAGCATTGAGCCCAAGCAGAATATTTTCCATCCTTAGAAGGCAATGGAATTTGTCCCCACTAGATTTCCACAGTGCTTAGGATTCATGAACTTCAGTAGTTTTTCAGATTTCTTACTTTTGGTATGATAAGCCCTATCCGGTACCGGTCCCACAACTGTCTTTCAGAAGCAGATACCTTGTCTAGCTTCACAGGTGCAGTGCTGGAGAAACTTCCCATCTCAGCATGAGTCATACCTGGAGACTCACCCATTCCGGATACAGAAGATTATCAAGTGAGATATTGGAGAATTGACATTGGAGTGAGTTAAGTCTTTGGGGATATTGtgttgaaataaatgtattttctatgtGAAGATGTTAATTTGTGCTGCTGAGTGGATGCAGAAGATATACTAGTATGGATGGAGTGGTGTCTTCCTAAAATGCACAGGTAGCACTCCTGGCCCCCAGTGttttagaatgtgaccttatttggagagaGTCTCTACACAGGTCATCTGGTTACAGTGAAGTTGTGAGGGTTGACTCTATGCAACAGGATTGGTATCCTTACAAAAAGGTGACAATTGgtatccagaactgtgagataaaaaATACATAGTGTTTACGTCAGCCAGTCTCTGGAATGTTTTTCAGCGGCCCTAGAAAACTAACAGAATACACCTCCATCAAGAGCATTAAAAGCATACAACCCATGGAAGAACCAAAGAAGCACACCCATCTAATCACAAGTTTCCCCTTCAACTCCCATTGAGCATCCCTGGACAACTAACTCTTCCGAGTTCAGACCAGGAAACTTGATCACACATTGGGCTGTGGCTCCTTGGCTGCCGGTGCCTCCCTGGCAGACACGGAACCGAGTGGAGCTTGTGCTGCTCCATTGTACAGCATTCCATCATCCCCATGATGCATAGAGGCCagtcatgaagattttcttaaACAGAAGATTCTAGCCTGAAGAAGAGCAGAATCAGATAAATCTAAACAAGTGAGATTTCATTATGAGGGAACCTAGAATAGGCATTGTTCCTTAAACTTTTTGAGGAGTAGTTTTCTCTGTGCCATGTTTGGGtccttgtttatattttcaaattaattccAGCTTACAGGGAAGGCTGGTGAAATGCCTGACTGGACTATCTTTATCCCATTCATGCTATTTTCCCTACATTGATATGTCTTATTTGTTGTTTGGGCAGTTAAGCTCTTTCCCGTAGTTTGTGTTTCCTTAAGTCACAGCATGACAGCACGACTGCTCACTAGGTTCCCCTTCCACTCAGTCACCCACAGAAATGCTGTATCAAATGTGTGAGCTTCCTCTTCCAATCTTCACATCAATCCacccctttcctctttcttcctataATTCACCGATATCAGTCCCCTTGCCCCCTCACTCTTCACTCCCCACAAGCAAGTcagatttcattgttgaccctgTTTTACTAATGGCCCTCTTTGATTTCTGAATTTACAAAGGGAAAACACATATCCAGGGTAAAATATCCCAGTAGATTTGGTTTCTCAAAAGGACTTGTCTAATTACACACATATGCAAGGGTAACTTCAGAAATTTATTCGTAGGTCTTAATTCACAGAAACTGGCACTTTACAGCAAAACAATTAGCATAATGAGAAATAAGTCACTGAGTGTGATGTGGTGTTTTGGACTAGCTACACGGCTCTGTCTCTGCAAAGAAACAGGGTTCTGCCAAGAGTCTTTCATTTGGCAAGTGTTGTTCTGGGCTTGTAGGAACATTTGGCGGCACCATCCAGAGGGATTTACTTGCAGCtgattttgtggggtttttcttGGTCTCCTTGTGCAGTAAGCACAGCTTCAACTATTTTCATAACATTTCTCTTTAACTATTTTCGTAACATTTTTCTAACAATctggaaaaacagaaagtaacaaaTCCCAATGAGGGGACTTCTTGGTTCTACATCCTTTCTCTGTGGATCCCAAGCGGGGCTCTGGAGGTGACCTTCCCCCTTTCCCATCTGCACCACTCAGGGAAGATCTGGCTACTATCCTGTCCTGAACCCATTTCCCTCTTGACCAAGGATTCCTCTTTAAATGGTGGAATAATCTATGTGGCTATGTGTTGGGCCCTCTGGGGTGGTTCTTTCCCACTTCGGATGGGTTcaagaaaattttgatttttggCATTTATCCAGCTTTTGTTTCATGGTTTGACTGAGAGTGCCATCCTTTACTGGTTTTTACATATGAAGGAGAAGGGGTGTTTATGAGATGTTTCAAAGTTCACATgaaacatttaacaaaaatgGCCATAGATTGAGCTTCAAGGCACAATATAATAAATTCCTGTGGGTTGCAGTCCCAGAGTATGTTCTCTTGTCCACATCCTTAGGGACTGGAAATCAATTGAAAAGGAAAGCAATGGGAAAGTCAGCACCTGCTCTGAAATTCAGCAATACACttatagaaaaaaatgctaaaaataccaAGACTTGGGACCCAGAAGAGAGAACAATGAATGGTAGcctatattaatattaacaagAATATTAATATGCCAATCTCTTGAGGAAATAAGCGTTATCTGACTTCTACTAATGACTGCCAATGCTCTGTATGACTTGATGTTAGGGACAAGGAACATAGATTAATCTTAGCTTTGGATTCATATCCCTAAAAGACTATGATTACAAATTCTGCAAACAAAAACATCAGGTAAAGAATCACACTGCCGTTCCTTTAAACACCGGGTTGAATATCACAGGAAGGCTGCTGTGGGTTCAGCTTGGGTCACTCCCCCCACTCTGGGACAATGACTGTTGCTCATAGACTGCAGGTCACTCATTGGCTGCACCGCTGTACACTAAGGCATGAGCTGTTCTGTGGACACTCAGTAATCCTACTGACACATACCTGGAAGTAAGGAAGGTTTCTgttcaaaaagaaatgaaaaaattattgtCAGAGCAAACAGAGAATGAATTGCAATAGTGATCTCAGAGTTGGGGAAGCTGGAAAATGAATGGattcttgaaatttttatttagctACATATACACTGTAACTGGGCCTCGTTTGCTTATTTACATGGATTCATGATGAGGGAGGTGCTGAACACGTTTAGGAGGGTTACCTCTCTTCTTATGTCAGCGTATTCACTTTCTCTGTTGCCATATCGCACATAATGAAGTTCTGGAAAATTCCACCATACAGTCGTAGgagaatgagagtgaaaaaggTAAACATCAGTACCTTCATAATATCATCATAAAATAACTGAGAAAGATAACTAATAAAAACGGACATTTAGGAAACCGAGGAAATGAAACCCGATCACGGAAACACCCCCTACTTTTCCTTGGAGCATATTGCACTACAGATATATTGGAGTTGACAGTGTTCTGCACAGTGGGAAAAATGCTTGATAAACCACAGGACGCCACATGCCCTCCAAGTCGGCAGGGTGCCACCCACCCCAACCTCCAGTGGGGTCCCCTCCCTTGACGAGCCACTGGTCTTTAGGGCCACCTGCAGAGGCTCTGAAGAGAGCCTTTGGGTTTCCCGGGTGCTCAGGTGCTCCTGAGACAGCGCACTTGCTTTTGGTGTACCTGAGGGCGGCATTCGTGCCCTGGGCCTCAGCGAGCTTGCCCATCTTCCCCGGCAGCAGTAGGCGCACGGCCACCTGGATGTCCCGGGAGGTGATGGTCACACGCTTGGCGTAGCGGGCCAGGCGACCAGCCTCGGTGGCGATGCGGTCCAATATGTCATGGACCATAGAATCCATGACACTCACGGACTCAGGGGAAAGGCTGAGGCCCTGGTGAACCTGCTTCAGCACCTGGGGGAAATAGGCGGCAAAGCTGTTCCCGAAGCTGTCCCTGCGGCGGTTGGTATGGCGCCTGCGGGAACCTCGGAGCCCTCGCCTCTTCTTCTGGGCAGTGGTGGATTTGGCCTCTTTGGGCTCTTGGATGCTCTGGTCTTCCTCAGAGGTCGTCTTAGAGGAAGCCTCAGCCATGATGGAGGCAGCGGCCATTAGATGCAAGATCAGAGAGTGACGGTTGTGGATCAGTGAAGCGGGGCACTTTGGTATGGCCGTGTGGCTCTACGTCACAGTCCAACTCGACATCTGATTGGATGAAGGGTCACCCAGGGAGCCCGTCAACAATCCTCCCTCCATTGAAGGTGATTGGATGATCCTGTTGCTTGGCATCACATCAGCCAATCACAGAGGGTGTCTGCCGGCCTAAGCTGCCCAGTTGCCTACCTCAGACAAAGgaacacagagtcttgctctgtcgctcaggctgcagtgcagtggtgcgatctcagctcactgcaacctctgcatcctggtttcaagcgatgctccctcttcagcctcccaagtagcttggactagaggcgtgtgtcaccacacccggctaagttttgtgtgcgtgtatatatatatatatatatatatatatatatatatatatatatatatagtaaaacgTGGTTGCAtcatgtttcctcaggctggtctcgaactcctggactacatcgattctcccgccttggcctcccaagtttaagggattataggcaggagctaTTGTATCTGGCTGAGAAAACTTAttccaggaaaataaaacatgatattGATACCCATTGAAGGATGcaccctaaaaacaaacaaaaataatctgcGAATATTTATAAACGTGGTTACAAAACTCATACTGAAATATTAACTAAAtcacattaaacacacacacacacaaagaaactgTTTACTGCTATAAATAACAATTTAGAAGCATCAAACGGGACAAACATTACTAATGGAACAAGCAGATTTCATAGAATCTTTTTTCAATATTACCTCTATTATACAAttcatttaaatacataaaaacacacaGTGCAGAAACAACTAAATCAAAAATTCAATGAGAAGCACCCTTTtcaagcttctgagaaactgaaatAAGGACTCTAACTCATTCACATTTGTCTAATTCTATTATTTCCCAGTCTACAATCTTTTTTAATGCAAAGCTTAATGTCCTGTGAGTATGCATCACTTACGATTGAAGTATCCAATGAGAGGACCAACACCCCACTCTCCACTGGCTCAGCTAATGAAGTGTTGTCAGCCCTGGGCCTGAGCCATTGGCTCAGAATGTGAGCAGGTGACCAGTCCTGAACCCATAAATGACCTCGAGCTATTCAGCCTTGTAAAGTGAAGAGAAAATTAGTTTGAGGTGTTcatctactttttatttctttgtttgatTTTTCGTTTTCTTGTAATTGTGGTGACTtaaggatttgaacccaaggctGTAAGTAAGCATGTCTCCTACCTCTGGCATCATATTGCGAAGGAAAGTTCTCTGAAAaggaatttggaggaaagagaatatTCCTGTGAACAGCTTGCATACCAGGGAGGTGCAGACTTCAGTGTAAAACAAAGGTGCAGTTCCAGAGAACCAAAAAATGATATGGCTTTTATAGAGAAAGTTCTCATCAAGGTTCCCAGTACAGTCCATTCATGCAAATAAAGGATTCAAACTTAGTTCTGATTGGTTGACTCAGTTGAGTTCTGATTGGTCAACACGACTGAGCCCTGATTGGCAGGGCAGGTGAGCTCAGGTTGGTTGGTTCAGGTGACCTCTGAAAGCTGCAGAGTTAGATAGAGGTGTGGGTTTTTGGGGAATTCCTAGTACATGTGTGGGCTCTAGTCTGCACGTGGCAGCTTGGCTCTAGTTTCAAATTAGGCTCAGTCACTGGGATCCATCTTGAAAGATGGACTCTTTTAGGTTCACATTTGTTCACaagttgaagaaaaagaaagtgaccaattaaaaaaactaggatgactctccttttttttttttcagtttcactgTTGTGGGGCTTTTTCCCTTTCAGGCACATGTGTCCGACAAAATTAACCCACTATGATAATTTGAGACAATAAAAACACTTCAGTacaatgctttctccaaaatatgATTGGGCCTGATTCTTGACCCAATATAATACTCTTCCTCTTTCATGAGACTGTCACTCTGGAATAAGGAGGAAGGAGTGTGGAAGTGAGTGAGGGCACAGAAGATGCTGTAAAGGGTGGCTATTTACTCTTTTTCCTTATCCCAGACATTTTACCTAGTATAGTGACCATATGTCCTGATTTCGCCTGTTGTCCCTGAGTAATTCTTAATAGCACCCCCTTTCACTCTGAAACATGTCCAAATTTACAACTCTGTACTTCCCAGGGTAACTAGATCATGCAGTTAGTTGTAAGTGTAGTAGCTctcagatatttgttgaatgaacagataaataaatgaaccTAAATTAGATAAGAGACTGGCCCCTGACAACCTACGAGACCATTGCTGAATTCTGTGGCTAGTCCACACGACCCTTCTGGACCACTTGGGTACAGTCCCCTTTCCTGTactgcactttaaaaaaattatttctctacaAAGCTGTCTGAGTCCCCGTGTTAAACCCATGAGAACGGCAGATTTTGTTTCCTCCATGATCTGCGTATCACATTGACTCCTCCCATTAACCCTTTATGGTGTAGATATTTTAGCCTCAACTTTTTGGCAGACAAGAAACACAGTAACTAAGAAACGTGTCCAATGATCACACAACTGATAAACAGGAGGGCAGAAATGCAAATCCacgtctgtctgactccagaacccAAGCACTTGAACATTGTCTTCTGCCATCCTCTCTCATATTGCAGTGATGGCACCTTCAATGCATGGATACCTAGGTAGACAGTCTAAGGTTAGCCTCCCCTTTACAACAAGTCTTTTTGTAGCTTGATCTTTCCCTGAAGGCAACGTGATAAATTCAGAGGTGTAAAAGCAAAAGCATCAAGTTAGCCTTCCTGCAAAGGTATGCAAGGAACCTGATTTTCTTGTGCAACCACGGGAGTTTCTTCAAGCAGCAGTTAGGAAATTCAACCATGCCTGAGCTCAATTCTGTGTTTCAATAGCTGTCTGAAACATTTGGATAGCCATTCCATGTTGCACAATTGTGTCCAATACACATGGACTCCAACTTAGCATGGTTCAACTTAAAATTATTTGCCTTTATGATAGGTTTAACTGGAATTAACTCCATTTTAAGTTGGGGAGCATAAGTTTACTCTGTTGCAAATTAGTGAGAGAAAGGGTAGGAAGCAGAGAGTGGGAAAATTTTCAGGTTAGGGTTACATAGTCATCACCTGATGATCCACATTTAGCTCTGTGATGGCCAATTTCATGTCTTGTCTTTCCAAACAGGGggagatttttttcccaaataagcAAGGACAGAGATCTAGGTAACTCGACTTGATTGAGTTACAGTACCTAGATATGTGGTCAAATTTCATTCTGAATGCTTCCGTGAATGTGCTTTTTGgtaagattaacatttaaatcaatgGGCCTCAGTACAGCGGACTGCCCGCCATAATGGCCTgagtaccttagaacttaaaaaCAGATAAAGAACAAAAAGACTGACTTCCCCCAAGCAAGAGTAAATTCTGCTGCAGACAACGTTCACACTTGAACTGCAACATCGGCCCTCCCATGGGTCTTCAGCCTCATGGCCGTAACGTCAGCTTGTACCTGGGACTCCAGGCTGCCAGCCCAACCTGCAGATTTAGGACTTGTCAGCTTCCTTAATCACATGattcagtttcttaaaataaatctctctcaacagatagatggataaataTCCTATTGATTTTATTTGTCTGGAAATCCCCTAATACAAGCTTTCTGCACTAAAACATTGCAGCAGAGATCTGAGTGTTGTTTCCACATGTAAAATATCCGGTTATATATCAGACATTTTCATGATTCCATTAATCAACACCTGTCCCTTTGATTACTGACTACACAATTATGTCAGTAGTTTTCCCTGGGTCTTAAGAGATGTTTCTTCATCGTTTGATATGACTGGGGATAACAACATATTCAGTTCAATGGTAAAATTGAGGACTTAATTACAATTATTATCACTGAAGGTAACAATCCCTTGAACATCGGCAGAGTCCCTGTGACACGTGCTAACCAGAAGATTGAATGAACTTACCCCACTTCCGACCTTGCCAGTTAATTGCACTCCCTTATTACCACCCATATAGCCCACACTCATATTGGTTGGTGTCAATTAAACCAGGCATTGCTATAGTAATAAAAAGAGGCACCGCTGACTGAATGGCGActttgccaggcattgttctaagtgttttacagGGAACACTTCAATTCCCTTTCACAAGATCTCTGTGAAGTAGTGTTATTATCTCCATGTTTGTGGATAAAGACACCGAATCACATAAGAGTGTCACTTGTCCGAGATCAAACAGGTAGAATATTACCAAAGCAGGAATCAAACAAATTTCTGCACACTTAAggttctgctcagcaaaagaaaatatcatcagagtgaacaggcaacatacagaatgggagaaaatttttgcaatctgtccatctgacaaagttctgatatccagaatctaaaagaaatttaaagaaatttacaaggaaaaaaacagcCCCACCAAATGTgcgcaaagcatatgaacagatacttctcaaaagaagacattaatgcagccaacaaacagatgaaaaaagcTCATCGTCTCTGGTCATTAGACAAGTGCAactcaaaacaacaatgagataccatctcatgccacttAGAATGGCGATCAGTAAGAAGTCAGGAAGCTAcatatgctggccaggctgtggagaaataggaacgcttttacccTCTTGGTGGAAGTGCAAATTGgtgcaaccattgtggaagacagtgtggggattcctcaagtatctagaaccagaaataccatctggcccagcaatcccattactaggtatgcACACAAAGGtgtataaattattctattataaagacacaagcacacatatgtttattgacacattatttacaatagcacagacttggaaccaacccaaatgc of Macaca fascicularis isolate 582-1 chromosome X, T2T-MFA8v1.1 contains these proteins:
- the LOC102135947 gene encoding histone H2B type F-M-like — translated: MAAASIMAEASSKTTSEEDQSIQEPKEAKSTTAQKKRRGLRGSRRRHTNRRRDSFGNSFAAYFPQVLKQVHQGLSLSPESVSVMDSMVHDILDRIATEAGRLARYAKRVTITSRDIQVAVRLLLPGKMGKLAEAQGTNAALRYTKSKCAVSGAPEHPGNPKALFRASAGGPKDQWLVKGGDPTGGWGGWHPADLEGMWRPVVYQAFFPLCRTLSTPIYL